The following proteins are co-located in the Carassius auratus strain Wakin chromosome 7, ASM336829v1, whole genome shotgun sequence genome:
- the LOC113105336 gene encoding endonuclease domain-containing 1 protein-like, with translation MRHFILLLLLSSVCFFTMSEVVDKFDKCKQFFLDNTAPVFTPEDVSLKPICQCLLDDKSQPIYLYATLYSTSLKIPVFSANVYNRSRTIGRCDAWYIEPQLDVPSINDKCMLSQGNGNNIGTNQAPNSDYHKSKYDRGHLYPVLHTNNHLPHRPTQLHRS, from the exons ATGAGACATTTCATTCTTCTTCTGTTACTTTCTTCTGTATGTTTCTTCACTATGAGTGAAGTTGTAGATAAATTTGACAAATGCAAACAGTTTTTCTTGGACAATACCGCTCCTGTCTTCACACCAGAGGACGTCTCTCTCAAACCCATCTGTCAGTGTCTTCTGGATGACAAATCTCAGCCAATTTATCTTTATGCAACTTTGTACAGCACGAGTCTGAAGATCCCCGTCTTCTCGGCGAATGTGTATAACCGCAGCAGAACCATTGGGAGATGTGACGCCTGGTACATTGAACCTCAG CTGGATGTACCTTCTATCAATGATAAATGTATGTTGTCCCAAGGTAATGGTAACAATATTGGCACTAATCAGGCTCCGAACAGCGACTATCATAAATCTAAGTATGACAGAGGTCATCTCTATCCTGTGCTCCACACCAACAATCATCTGCCACACCGACCAACGCAGCTCCACAGAAGTTGA